The following are from one region of the Erwinia sp. SLM-02 genome:
- a CDS encoding CoA-acylating methylmalonate-semialdehyde dehydrogenase produces MTIVGNFIGGKTSLSASSETIPVYDPATGKVIRELTQSTSDEVAHAIEVAHNAFDSWSRTSPLRRARILFNFKALMEQHRDELAELIVSEHGKVWSDALGELTRGLEVVEFACGIPHLIKGENSADVGTGVDSYSLMQPLGVVAGITPFNFPAMVPLWMFPIALACGNTFVLKPPALDPSASVRMAELLTEAGLPDGVFNVIHSSNENAEQLYKDPRVQAVSFVGSSGVAEHIYTTASAHGKRVQAFGAAKNHAIVMPDADLDATVNAIMGGAFGSAGERCMALPVVVAVGDDTADKLIAALTPLVKALRVGPGIHKGKDENEMGPVVSAAHQKKVLGYIDKGEAEGAKLVVDGRGIQVEGNPEGYYVGGTLFDNVTTDMVIWREEIFGPVLSIVRAPDYKTALDLVNSHEFGNGSAIFTSNGHTGRDFVREVQAGMVGVNVPVPVPMAFHSFGGWKRSVFGALNVHGPDGVRFYTRMKTATVRWPSGQKTVSEFSMPTLG; encoded by the coding sequence ATGACTATCGTAGGAAACTTTATTGGCGGTAAAACTTCTCTGAGCGCCAGCAGCGAAACCATCCCGGTTTACGATCCGGCGACCGGCAAAGTCATCCGTGAACTGACGCAGAGCACCAGCGACGAAGTGGCACACGCCATTGAAGTAGCCCACAACGCGTTCGATAGCTGGTCACGCACTTCTCCACTGCGCCGCGCCCGTATCCTGTTCAACTTTAAGGCCCTGATGGAACAGCATCGCGACGAGCTGGCCGAGCTGATTGTGAGCGAGCACGGTAAAGTCTGGTCAGATGCGCTGGGTGAACTGACCCGTGGCCTGGAAGTGGTTGAATTCGCCTGCGGTATTCCACACCTGATTAAAGGCGAGAACTCCGCGGACGTCGGAACCGGCGTTGACAGCTACTCGCTGATGCAGCCGCTGGGCGTGGTGGCGGGTATCACCCCGTTCAACTTCCCGGCGATGGTGCCACTGTGGATGTTCCCTATCGCGCTGGCCTGCGGTAACACCTTCGTTCTGAAGCCACCGGCTCTGGACCCGTCAGCCTCTGTCCGTATGGCTGAGCTGCTGACCGAAGCGGGCCTGCCGGACGGCGTGTTCAACGTTATCCACAGCTCTAACGAAAATGCCGAGCAGCTGTATAAAGATCCGCGCGTTCAGGCGGTCAGCTTCGTCGGTTCTTCCGGCGTTGCCGAGCACATCTACACTACCGCCAGCGCACACGGTAAGCGCGTGCAGGCGTTCGGCGCGGCGAAAAACCACGCTATCGTGATGCCGGATGCCGATCTGGATGCCACCGTGAACGCCATCATGGGCGGCGCGTTTGGTTCTGCCGGCGAGCGTTGCATGGCGCTGCCAGTGGTGGTTGCCGTGGGCGACGACACCGCTGACAAACTGATTGCCGCACTGACCCCGCTGGTGAAAGCCCTGCGCGTGGGTCCTGGCATTCACAAAGGCAAAGACGAAAACGAAATGGGGCCGGTGGTTTCCGCCGCGCACCAGAAGAAAGTGCTGGGCTACATCGACAAAGGTGAAGCGGAAGGCGCGAAACTGGTGGTTGACGGTCGCGGTATTCAGGTTGAAGGCAACCCGGAAGGCTACTACGTTGGCGGCACCCTGTTCGATAACGTCACCACCGACATGGTGATCTGGCGCGAAGAGATCTTCGGACCGGTGCTGAGCATCGTGCGTGCGCCTGACTACAAAACCGCGCTGGATCTGGTTAACAGCCACGAATTCGGTAACGGCAGCGCTATCTTCACCAGCAATGGCCACACCGGTCGTGACTTCGTGCGTGAAGTGCAGGCGGGCATGGTTGGCGTTAACGTACCGGTTCCGGTTCCGATGGCCTTCCACAGCTTCGGC
- a CDS encoding TIM barrel protein — MAIDPTRICINRKIAPALSIEAFFQLVQKLGLNKVELRNDMKGGSVTDNLSHRQVKDLAEKYGMEIVTINAVYPFNQISDDLLARAEGLLKDAQGIGAKALVMCPLNDGTPVSAEETVNALRTLAPLFERYGIKGLVEPLGFPVSSLRSAGQALALIDQADVPFTLVLDTFHHHLYEGAEQDFAAGLDVNRIGLVHLSGVEDDREVSRLTDEERIMLSEGDRLKSVSQVQRLEKLGYKGIYAFEPFASSMDSWTAADIEREIRQSIALLQG, encoded by the coding sequence ATGGCTATCGATCCAACCCGCATCTGCATTAACCGTAAAATCGCCCCGGCGCTCAGCATTGAAGCCTTTTTCCAGCTGGTACAAAAGCTGGGTCTGAACAAGGTTGAGCTGCGTAATGATATGAAGGGCGGCAGCGTGACTGACAATCTCAGTCACCGGCAGGTGAAAGACCTGGCGGAAAAATACGGCATGGAAATTGTGACGATTAACGCCGTCTATCCGTTCAATCAGATTAGCGACGATCTGCTGGCGCGCGCGGAAGGCCTGCTGAAGGATGCGCAGGGGATTGGGGCGAAAGCGCTGGTGATGTGCCCGCTGAACGACGGCACCCCGGTTTCTGCCGAAGAGACCGTCAACGCGCTGCGCACGCTGGCACCGCTGTTTGAGCGCTACGGCATTAAAGGACTGGTCGAGCCGCTGGGCTTCCCGGTCAGCTCACTGCGCTCCGCAGGCCAGGCGCTGGCGCTGATCGACCAGGCGGACGTGCCGTTTACGCTGGTGCTGGATACCTTCCACCACCATCTGTATGAAGGCGCAGAGCAGGATTTCGCCGCCGGGCTGGATGTGAATCGCATCGGGCTGGTTCACCTGTCCGGCGTGGAAGACGATCGTGAAGTCAGCAGGCTGACCGACGAAGAACGCATCATGCTGAGCGAAGGCGACCGCCTGAAGAGCGTATCGCAGGTTCAGCGCCTGGAGAAGCTGGGCTACAAAGGCATCTACGCCTTCGAGCCGTTTGCTTCCAGCATGGACAGCTGGACGGCGGCAGACATCGAACGCGAAATCCGTCAGAGCATCGCGCTGCTGCAGGGCTAA